The Novibacillus thermophilus genome segment TTGGCAATGTGCATGCCTTTTTCCCGGGGACGCTCCATTTGCTCTTCGCTCCTTCACCTTTAACCCTATATATGTATTTCCACGCGCTTCAACAGATTCCCTCCCTGGGCCGAAAAAAAGCGTTCCACTATGTAAACGTAAAGGGCACCGTCCGATGCCCTTTCGCTGTCCTCTTATTCAGTTGTGTACGGCAGCAACGCCATTTGACGGGCCCGTTTGATGGCACGAGTCAACTGGCGCTGGTACTTGGAAGACGTTCCAGTTACCCGCCGTGGCAAAATTTTGCCCCGTTCGCTGATAAACTTCTTCAACAGTTCGACATCTTTATAGTCGATGTAGTCAATGTTGTTCACGGTAAAGTAACACACTTTACGGCGCTTGTTTCCGCGTCGACGAGCCATGTCACCCCTCCTTTGCACAAGGTGTTTCACTAAAAGGGCAAGTCATCATCCGAAATGTCAATCGTTTCACCGTCTTGGGCAAAGGGGTCGTCCGCGCTGGAATCCGATTCAGGACGTCCTTCTTGACGCGATCCAGCAGGTTCCAGAAACCGGACGTCTTCTGCGACGACTTCGGCTACCGTCACTCGCCGCCCTTCACTGTTGTCAAACGAACGGATCTGCAGACGTCCGTCTACACCGGCTAACCGCCCTTTTTTCAAGTAGTTGGCGCACAATTCCGCCAGCTGTCTCCACGCGACGATGCGAATGAAATCCGTTTCCCGGTTCCCCTGCTGGTTCGTATACCGCCGATCCACTGCCAGTGTAAACGTCACGACGGCAATGCCGTTTGGCGTGTAACGCAGTTCTGGATCGCGGGTTAGACGTCCGATCAACACCACACGATTGAGCACAGACTTCCCCTCCCAATGAATGTTCTGTCTTGTCCCTTTACTCTTTACGGTCTTTCGTCATGTTGACAATTAAGTGACGCACATAACGGTCATCAATTTTAATGACGCGATCCAACTCGTTGACAACGTCCGGGTTCTCCGCTTCAAAGTTGACAACTTGGTAAATGCCTTCGCGCAAATTGTTAATTTCGTACGCTAAGCGGCGTTTTCCCATCTCTTTAATTTCTCCTAGTTTGCCACCGTTGTCTGTGACGGTTTGCTTGAGCTTTTCTTTCGCCGCTTCTAGTTCCTCCTCCTCTAAATTCGGAGGGTAAATGACCATGAGTTCGTAATGTGCCAAGACGTTCGCACCTCCTTTTGGACTGACGGTCCCACCTGTTGGCGAGCTGGGACAAGGAGCGAGTGATACAATTCTCGCATTCCTGTATTATATCAAACTCCGTGATTCCCTGACAAGCGATCGGAACACGACGCATCGATTACACGTTGAAGCGGAAGTGCATGACGTCACCGTCTTGTACGACGTAGTCTTTGCCTTCCAGGCGCAGCAATCCCATTTCCCGCGCTCGCCCCATCGAACCGGCCTGCACAAGCTGTTCGTAGCCCACGACTTCGGCGCGAATAAATCCCCGTTCAAAATCAGAGTGAATCACACCGGCGGCTTGCGGCGCTTTCGTTCCTTTCTTAATCGTCCAAGCGCGTACTTCCTTTTCTCCGGCAGTGAAGTACGTCGCCAGCCCGAGGAGGGAATAAGCCGCGCGAATGAGGCGATCTAGACCCGCCTCTTCCAGTCCGAGCTCTTTTAAAAACAACGCCCTGTCTTCTCCCTCAAGCTCCGCGATTTCCGCTTCCACTTTCCCGCTGATGACGACCACGTCAGCCCCTTCGCGGGCGGCGTACGTTTGAACTTCCCGCACGAGGGGATTGGCGCTTCCCCGCCCCACATCACTTTCGTTGACATTGGCCACGTATAACACCGGCTTTAACGTCAATAAGTGTAGATCGCACAATAAAAGTTGTTCTTCCTCAGAAAATGTCAACTGCCTTGCCGGCTGTTCTCGTTCAAACGCCTCTTTGATTCGCTCCAACATCGCCTGTTCAATGCGGTACCGTTTCTCCCCAGTTTTCAGCTGGCGGCTGACCCGCTGCAATCTCTTTTCGACCGTTTCCAGATCTGCGAGGATGAGTTCCAAATTAATCGTTTCGATGTCTTGAATCGGGTCGACACTCCCTGAAACGTGGGTGACGTTTTCGTCGTCAAAACACCGTACGACGTGGGCGATGGCGTCCACTTCACGGATATGGGACAAAAACTGGTTACCCAATCCTTCTCCCTGACTGGCGCCTTTAACTAACCCGGCTATGTCGACGAATTGAAAAGCGGTAGGGACGACTCGTTCCGGATTGACAATCTCGGCTAGTTTAGACAACCTCGGATCCGGTACTTCTACAACCCCGACGTTCGGGTCAATCGTACAAAACGGGTAGTTCGCCGATTCGGCACCTGCTTGCGTGATCGCATTGAACAACGTCGACTTTCCTACGTTTGGCAATCCAACGATTCCGCATGAAAGCATGTATCCAACTCCATTCTACTTAAACATCGCCGTTCGTCGACTCCTGTTCAGCCGCTGGTACGAGCACTTTTTTTAACCGTTTTTCAAAGCGAGACCGCGGCATGAGCACACTGTGTCCACAACCGGTACACTTGATGCGGATATCCATCCCCATGCGAATGACCTTCCAAGCGTTCGTTCCACACGGGTGAGGTTTTTTCATCTGGACGACATCTCCGAGGGCAAATCGTTTTCTTTCCACTTCTATCACGTCCGTCTCGCCTGTTTTTGCCTCATTATAGGGTGATCGACTTGGAATATCAAGCTTTTTAGCGCATGCGTGACAGCGGGTAAAGGAGAATCATGGACAGTACAAATAGATTGAGAATGCCGTAGAGGGGATAAATGACTTGCACCAGCGTGACAAAACCGAGCTGGGACAGCGGAATCATCACGGCGACGATGCTCAGGGTAATGAGCCAACGCGGCACGGCAACCCAATCGGAAATGCGAAAGACCGCCCCGTACACGCCGCTGACGGCGGTTGTGTATATAGCTAACCACAGCAGGACTGATATGACCGCCAGCCAAAAGGGTGAGTACGAATCGATTAAGGCGAACAGCGGTATGTCGTATTGGGGTATCAAATGTTCAATGCGCAGCAGGGATAGATTGTATAAAACGGCGACAATGCCGAGGCACACGCCACTGCCGATCCCGGCGATTCCGATTTCGAGGGGGGAGCGTATTTGCTTTCCCATGGTCGCCAGAACGGCCATGAGCGGAATGACATTCAGCGCCGCATACGTTACAGCTGACGGCAAGACAGACAGCCATTCCATGTCTACGGCAGCGGACATGGGCTGCACGTCACCGTGTACGAGAAAACTGAGGCACACTACCACCAAAATGACGGTGAGACACGGCATCAACAAGTAGTTGAGAGATTTGATACCTTCGATATCCCGAAATAAGACGACCCAAACGGCAAGTGCCAACACAGCTGACCCCGTGAGGAAAGACATGTCCCACTGGGAAAATGTTGCCCCGCTTCCGGCAAACATGACGAGGGTGCTCAACAACAGGTACAACAAAATTAATCCGTCAAATAAGCGCGCCACCCGTTCGCCCATGATCAAGGTGAGCACACTGTAATAGTGGTCGGTCTGCTGCTTCCAGCTAATCCACAACACGACCATGCTACATACGACAAACAGCGTCATTGAAATCACGATGTACAGCGTGCTCTTCGCCCCGTAACTTCCGAAAAACTCCCATATTTCCCGGCCCGACGCGAAGCCCGCCCCGATGTTAGTCCCGACAATGGTAAAGCATATTTTAAGTCCGTTCTGGATGTTCGGTTTCACGCAAGCACCCTCCGTCTTGTCATCGTCCCAACCTTCTCACGTCCTGTCCTTCCCTGTCCTTCTATGTATATTGGACGCAACAGAGCCGTATACTGGTATTAATTATTTTTTTCGGAGGTTGGGCGTTATGGAGGGGCACACGCTGAAGTCTTCTCTTTCTCTGTCTCGATTACCGTACCGCATTGATTACGCTCATCCACAAGCCGTCACACGGTTCACCGATCATTTGCACGCCGCTGTCCAACAGTTGTCCCCCGGACGCGAGATCGTCTGTGTGTGCATCGGGACGGACCGCTCAACTGGAGATGCCCTCGGCCCCCTCGTCGGATCGAAACTAGAGCGCTTAAATCCAAAGGGACTAACTGTGTTTGGCACCCTCGATCACCCGGTCCACGCTGTCAATTTACGTGAGACGTTACAGTTGATAGAATTAAACTATCAAGACACTACCGTTATCGGCATCGACGCGTGCTTAGGACAGCTGGGCAGCGTCGGCAGCTTACACCTCGGGTTAGGTCCACTCAAACCAGGTACGGGCGTGAATAAAAAGTTGCCTGAAGTTGGACAACTCCACATAACCGGCATCGTCAATGTCGGCGGGTTTATGGAGTATTTCGTCTTACAAAATACGCGTTTGAGCACCGTGATGAAAATGGCTGATACGATTGCGTCCTCCCTCTATTTGACTGCTGTCCGTTTGCGTTCTAACGATTAACTTGAAATCACATACCAACCCCGTTACGGCAACCGCACACGTAGACCTCCCGTATCACTTTTTATTCTAATGCTAATGCCGCAACGCGACACAAGCGTCTCTCTTTGACAAATAAATAAGGATGCAGCTCAAACGTCTCGAGCGACACCCTTTTTTCCCTTTCTATTACACGTATGCTTCTTGTTTTTCTCCGACAGCTAGGGCGATGGCTTCTTTTTCCTCTTTTGACAGAGAGTATTCCGAAGTTCCCCGTACAACTGGCTTTGCATAGGCATACGTTTGATGGCGCCCATACAGACTGCTGATGACCACTCCATTTTGTTCCTCGTCCACTAACGCCAGAGAAAAACTTAAATTGTTTCCCTGTTCCGCTAGCGCATTGTACCGCACAAGACCAATTTTCCCTTTCAGCGCAGACATTTTGCGATTCAGCTCGTCCAGTTGTACAGCAGCTTCATCCAACTGCCGTTCAGCTTCGTGCACGCTTCTCGTATACTCGTGAATTAAATGCTCCAAGTTCTCTCGGGTTACACCGCGAAGCAACCGTTTTTGCTGCTGGCGAATGCGACGAAATTTGATCCAATTCACAAGCACTACAATAACGAGGATGAACTGCACGATCATCATCCCTAATAATAATTCCACTACGTAGGGCGAAACGATTTCCCGCAGCGAATCCATTAAGCTTTCTCCAACTCCTCAACCGTCTTTCTCGCTTTTTCAGTATATCATGAAAAACGCTCAACACATACTGCTCTTATTCCTTTTTTGACAGCAAGTCAACGAGGCGTTCAAGATCCCGACGAGAAAAAAATTCAATTTCTATTTTTCCTTTTCGTCTCCCTTGACGAATGTGAACAGCTGTACCGAGTGACGTTTCAAGCTCTTCCTCGTAACGGCGCAAACTCAAATCGTGTACATTTACCTTTTTTCTTACATTTGACTTTTTTTGATTTTGCAGACGTTTAATCCATTCTTCCAGTTGCCGGACGCTCGCCTGCTCTTTTTTCACTCTTTTCGCGAGTTGAATTTGTTGATCCAAGTTTTTTACGGCGAGTAGCGCACGGGCATGTCCCATTGTCAATGTTCCACGTGAAACATCTTCGCGAATTGAAACGGGGAGCTGCAGCAACCTTAAGAAATTCGTCACGTGGGGACGACTTTTCCCTACCCTTTCCGCTAACTCTTCTTGTGTCAGAGAAAACTCATCCATCAATTTTTGATACGCGTTGGCAACTTCCATCGGGTTTAAATCTTCTCGCTGTAAATTTTCGATCAGCGCAATCTCCATCACTTGTTTGTCGCTAAATTCTTTAACGACGACGGGGACACTCGTCAAGTCAGCCCGTTTAGCCGCTCGAAAACGCCGTTCACCGGCAACGATTTCATACCCCTTGATCGTTTTTCGCACGACGAGGGGCTGTACAATGCCGTGTTCGCGGATAGACGATGTCAACTCTTCCAGCGCCTCTTCCGAGAAGTGCTTGCGCGGCTGATACGGATTAGGTCGCAATTCCCCAATCGCAACATCCATCACCGCTTCATCATCGCCGATCTCTAACTTCGGAATGAGCGCATCAAGCCCTTTTCCTAACCGTTTATTCACTGGCGACCACTTCCTTTGCCAAATCCAAGTAACACTCTGCCCCTCGGGATCGGGGGTCGTACGAAATAATCGCCTTCCCGTGACTGGGCGCCTCACTTAACCGAACATTGCGAGGAATGACAGTCCCGTACACTTTATTTTGGAAATACTTTTTCACTTCGTCGATGACTTGAATTCCTAAGTTAGTCCGTGCGTCAAACATCGTTAACAGAACGCCTTCAATTTTTAGGCGGGTATTTAGGTGTTTTTGAACTAAACGAATCGTATTCAGCAATTGGCTTAAACCTTCCAAAGCGTAGTACTCACACTGGATCGGAATGAGAACAGAATCAGCAGCCGTCAAGGAATTAACTGTTAAAATACCTAAAGAAGGAGGACAGTCGACAATGACGTAGTCGTATTGATCAGATACGAGGGACAGCGCTTTTTTGAGCCGAACTTCACGCGATATCGTCGGAACTAGTTCGATTTCAGCGCCGGCTAATTGTATCGTGGCCGGCATAATGTCCAAGTTTTCTAACTCTGTCGGAACGATGACGTCCATGGGGTTCACATCGTTGATGAGCACGTCGTATATACAGTATTCCACGTCTGCTTTGTTAATGCCGATGCCGCTGGTCGTGTTCCCTTGTGGATCTATGTCGACGAGCAATATTTTTTGGTTTAGCGATGCCAAACAAGCTCCCAAGTTAACAGCTGTTGTCGTCTTTCCGACACCGCCTTTTTGATTGGCAACGGCGATTATCTTGGACACATGATTCACCTCTCTGCACATGCTGTTACGTGTATTGTTTGTGATTCACAACTACTGTCTTGAACGAGGTTTAAGCGCTGGATGTCACCATTTTACAAAGGAAAATGGATACGAGCTGAGGAGAACAGGATCGATTTTTCTACATGGTTTATCGGATTTGAAAGATTCAGTTTTTCGGTATTTTGATGACAAACTCTATGTACTGTTCGTGCTCACGCTCATCTGTCGTAATGTCCAAACCCGTCTTCATTGCCATATCCACAGATTGGCGAATCGTATTGAGGGCGAGACGAGTATCCCGGGAGAAGGCAGCGCGCTTTCTACGACGCTTTTTAACAGGTTTACCTTTTAACTGTTCCACTCTTTTTTCCGTTTGTTTTACATTTAATTCTTTATCGATAATTTCCTTTAACAATTTCTCTTGCAAAGCTGTATCTTCTAGTCCGAGCAAAGCGCGGGCGTGCCGTTCTGTCAACTGTCTGTTCATCAGCGCTTGCTGAACGGATTGGGGTAAGTGAAGCAAGCGCAGTTTGTTGGCGATCGTCGACTGCCCCTTTCCGAGGCGCTGTGCCAAACTTTCTTGCGTCAAACCGTGGAGCTCGATTAACTGTTGGTATGCACTCGCCTCTTCAATTGAGGTCAACCCTTCTCGCTGCAAATTTTCAATCAGAGCCATCGATGCTGCTTGACTGTCTGAAAATTCCCGGACGATGCTCGGAATCGTCTCCAGCTCTAATTTCTTCACTGCGCGCAAACGGCGTTCTCCCGCCACAAGTTCATACCGTTCCCCGTTTTTACGTACGACAATCGGTTGGATAATACCGTGAGTTCGGATTGTTTGGCACAGTTCATCGAGACGTTCGTCGTCAAAAACAGTCCTCGGTTGGTAAGGG includes the following:
- a CDS encoding ParA family protein codes for the protein MSKIIAVANQKGGVGKTTTAVNLGACLASLNQKILLVDIDPQGNTTSGIGINKADVEYCIYDVLINDVNPMDVIVPTELENLDIMPATIQLAGAEIELVPTISREVRLKKALSLVSDQYDYVIVDCPPSLGILTVNSLTAADSVLIPIQCEYYALEGLSQLLNTIRLVQKHLNTRLKIEGVLLTMFDARTNLGIQVIDEVKKYFQNKVYGTVIPRNVRLSEAPSHGKAIISYDPRSRGAECYLDLAKEVVASE
- a CDS encoding ParB/RepB/Spo0J family partition protein; the protein is MNKRLGKGLDALIPKLEIGDDEAVMDVAIGELRPNPYQPRKHFSEEALEELTSSIREHGIVQPLVVRKTIKGYEIVAGERRFRAAKRADLTSVPVVVKEFSDKQVMEIALIENLQREDLNPMEVANAYQKLMDEFSLTQEELAERVGKSRPHVTNFLRLLQLPVSIREDVSRGTLTMGHARALLAVKNLDQQIQLAKRVKKEQASVRQLEEWIKRLQNQKKSNVRKKVNVHDLSLRRYEEELETSLGTAVHIRQGRRKGKIEIEFFSRRDLERLVDLLSKKE
- a CDS encoding DUF951 domain-containing protein, with the protein product MERKRFALGDVVQMKKPHPCGTNAWKVIRMGMDIRIKCTGCGHSVLMPRSRFEKRLKKVLVPAAEQESTNGDV
- the rpsR gene encoding 30S ribosomal protein S18, encoding MARRRGNKRRKVCYFTVNNIDYIDYKDVELLKKFISERGKILPRRVTGTSSKYQRQLTRAIKRARQMALLPYTTE
- the ssb gene encoding single-stranded DNA-binding protein — its product is MLNRVVLIGRLTRDPELRYTPNGIAVVTFTLAVDRRYTNQQGNRETDFIRIVAWRQLAELCANYLKKGRLAGVDGRLQIRSFDNSEGRRVTVAEVVAEDVRFLEPAGSRQEGRPESDSSADDPFAQDGETIDISDDDLPF
- the noc gene encoding nucleoid occlusion protein, with translation MKEPFAKWFGSVGDRTEEEVVQLPVHLIDPSPYQPRTVFDDERLDELCQTIRTHGIIQPIVVRKNGERYELVAGERRLRAVKKLELETIPSIVREFSDSQAASMALIENLQREGLTSIEEASAYQQLIELHGLTQESLAQRLGKGQSTIANKLRLLHLPQSVQQALMNRQLTERHARALLGLEDTALQEKLLKEIIDKELNVKQTEKRVEQLKGKPVKKRRRKRAAFSRDTRLALNTIRQSVDMAMKTGLDITTDEREHEQYIEFVIKIPKN
- the rpsF gene encoding 30S ribosomal protein S6, which produces MAHYELMVIYPPNLEEEELEAAKEKLKQTVTDNGGKLGEIKEMGKRRLAYEINNLREGIYQVVNFEAENPDVVNELDRVIKIDDRYVRHLIVNMTKDRKE
- the yyaC gene encoding spore protease YyaC, whose protein sequence is MEGHTLKSSLSLSRLPYRIDYAHPQAVTRFTDHLHAAVQQLSPGREIVCVCIGTDRSTGDALGPLVGSKLERLNPKGLTVFGTLDHPVHAVNLRETLQLIELNYQDTTVIGIDACLGQLGSVGSLHLGLGPLKPGTGVNKKLPEVGQLHITGIVNVGGFMEYFVLQNTRLSTVMKMADTIASSLYLTAVRLRSND
- the ychF gene encoding redox-regulated ATPase YchF, whose translation is MLSCGIVGLPNVGKSTLFNAITQAGAESANYPFCTIDPNVGVVEVPDPRLSKLAEIVNPERVVPTAFQFVDIAGLVKGASQGEGLGNQFLSHIREVDAIAHVVRCFDDENVTHVSGSVDPIQDIETINLELILADLETVEKRLQRVSRQLKTGEKRYRIEQAMLERIKEAFEREQPARQLTFSEEEQLLLCDLHLLTLKPVLYVANVNESDVGRGSANPLVREVQTYAAREGADVVVISGKVEAEIAELEGEDRALFLKELGLEEAGLDRLIRAAYSLLGLATYFTAGEKEVRAWTIKKGTKAPQAAGVIHSDFERGFIRAEVVGYEQLVQAGSMGRAREMGLLRLEGKDYVVQDGDVMHFRFNV
- a CDS encoding DUF4446 family protein; protein product: MELLLGMMIVQFILVIVVLVNWIKFRRIRQQQKRLLRGVTRENLEHLIHEYTRSVHEAERQLDEAAVQLDELNRKMSALKGKIGLVRYNALAEQGNNLSFSLALVDEEQNGVVISSLYGRHQTYAYAKPVVRGTSEYSLSKEEKEAIALAVGEKQEAYV